From a region of the Malania oleifera isolate guangnan ecotype guangnan chromosome 12, ASM2987363v1, whole genome shotgun sequence genome:
- the LOC131144181 gene encoding dof zinc finger protein DOF1.4-like, which translates to MEDQRGKAPSVEATTTVTMQLHHQNNQQQMGQHQHQKCPRCESSNTKFCYYNNYSLSQPRYFCKACRRYWTQGGTLRNIPIGGGCRKGKRVKTPSLSSSLSSSSEASQIGRSKQNLQMTTSMRATGVVSTVNPEVIPLPPISPALGAKEFHKNLEAPMAPEQALPPITSSYYTSDGFFSSLAAIDQSLGQSLVFDQTMNVGGEYGGGSASSLGILQEYFKGGNRDEDKIEVPIYPYDHHQGSLMIQPSMPILQDWHFQGFNHPNINNTNSSTTVASDGSFLNHFWSDENTIGNNGNPGTTDSSLNPNHWPHQP; encoded by the coding sequence ATGGAAGATCAAAGAGGAAAGGCACCGTCGGTGGAAGCAACGACGACAGTGACAATGCAACTCCATCATCAAAATAATCAACAACAAATGGGGCAACACCAACACCAGAAGTGCCCTCGCTGTGAGTCTTCCAATACAAAGTTttgttattataataattatagcCTCTCCCAGCCTCGCTACTTTTGCAAGGCTTGCAGAAGGTATTGGACTCAAGGTGGGACCCTTCGCAACATCCCCATCGGTGGTGGCTGCCGAAAAGGAAAGCGCGTGAAAACcccttctttgtcatcatcatTGTCATCTTCTAGCGAAGCTTCTCAAATTGGTCGATCAAAGCAAAATCTACAGATGACAACATCAATGAGGGCAACAGGTGTAGTCTCAACCGTTAATCCTGAGGTTATACCATTACCCCCAATTAGTCCTGCTTTGGGGGCAAAAGAGTTTCACAAAAACTTGGAAGCACCAATGGCTCCGGAACAAGCGCTTCCTCCAATCACGAGCTCGTATTATACCAGCGATGGGTTCTTTTCTTCTTTAGCAGCAATTGATCAATCTTTAGGCCAATCGCTTGTTTTCGATCAAACGATGAACGTGGGAGGTGAATATGGAGGAGGATCTGCTTCCAGTTTAGGTATATTACAAGAGTACTTTAAGGGAGGTAACAGAGACGAAGACAAAATTGAAGTACCAATATACCCTTATGATCATCATCAAGGAAGCTTAATGATTCAACCAAGCATGCCTATTCTCCAAGATTGGCATTTTCAAGGCTTTAATCATCCTAACATTAATAATACAAACTCGTCGACCACTGTTGCCTCCGATGGCTCTTTTTTGAACCATTTTTGGAGCGATGAAAACACTATTGGCAACAATGGCAACCCTGGGACAACCGATTCTTCTCTGAACCCAAATCATTGGCCTCATCAACCATGA